The window ATACAATATCTTAAGTATGTATTAGCGAAAATGGGATTGATCCCGGATGTTTTAATTCTGGGTGGATGGCTTTACGTTACTATTTTACTCATTGTACTTTTGTATTATTTTCTTTGCTTTGTAAAAAGAGTATTGTTTGGAGCGAGAAAATGATGATTTATTTAACATCATCGGATTGAATCGGCCTCAATATCAATCCTAAATTTCTAAGTCTGGCATCTACTTTCACTTCATAGGATACAGTGGGAAAGATGGTGTCCCAATCATCTTTAATGCCTTTCCACTCTTGGGGATATTTTTTAGAGTAAATACTGCCAAAGCCAAGAATATCCGAACCGAGTTTTGTTTGTACTTTATCGATCGTTGTTTGTATATCCTTTTCAATCATGTCCTTCTGTATTTCTTCCAATGTTGCAAATGAGTCTAGATATTTAAAATAATTGCCACTATCTTGTTGCTCTGCGATGTTTCCTTCTACGTTCACGTCAATAATAAATGAAATTTTCCCCTCTCTCATTTCGGGTATGATCTTGCTGCTTGCTTTCGTTATCGCAATAGCAATCAATTTGCCCTTTTCATTAGGAGAAGGGATATTAATAATAGTGTTTTTTACCTTTCCTGTTACCCAATTAAGACCTCTTGTTTCCATATTATCGAGGTATCCTACTAGTTTATCTTTTTTGAATACCGCCGTACCTGAAAGCTTGATTCCTTGGGTGGTTACATCTTTTTTCTCTTTAGTAGGCATGGTAGGATGCTCTACCATTTCCATGACTCCGCTAATCGGATTGCTTTCGCTTGTTATTCCTTT is drawn from Pelosinus sp. IPA-1 and contains these coding sequences:
- a CDS encoding Ger(x)C family spore germination protein gives rise to the protein MKRILVAVILCTLLLTGCWDRRELNDIGIVVAMGLDKDNMTGDIIVTCQMVRPGALKKEGGGESTSPVEIITTQGTTVAEAVNNISKQFDRVAFFAHVKVLVISEQLAKEGLLPILDFFIRNSTMRNLVWLIIAKDGNAKEILTINHGIENVQATYLDNIIKNKGENSEVSTADLLTYLKGITSESNPISGVMEMVEHPTMPTKEKKDVTTQGIKLSGTAVFKKDKLVGYLDNMETRGLNWVTGKVKNTIINIPSPNEKGKLIAIAITKASSKIIPEMREGKISFIIDVNVEGNIAEQQDSGNYFKYLDSFATLEEIQKDMIEKDIQTTIDKVQTKLGSDILGFGSIYSKKYPQEWKGIKDDWDTIFPTVSYEVKVDARLRNLGLILRPIQSDDVK